The Ficedula albicollis isolate OC2 chromosome 6, FicAlb1.5, whole genome shotgun sequence genome has a window encoding:
- the HELLS gene encoding lymphoid-specific helicase has protein sequence MGEQAEAAVITPAMLEEEEQLEAAGLEQERQMLEKARTSWDRESSEMRYKRLQHLLEKSNIYSKFLLTKMEQQQLEEQRRKEKLERKREMMLKSAKGQNPVDSKEEKSGAKRKRGREEGTYNISEIMSKEEILSVAKKSKVEDQDESSADNLHPEDLQKNGDSNSVIKDRLCQAVRHSAKQFLDPMRKFNGQPVPFQQPKIFTGGVMRWYQVEGMEWLRMLWENGINGILADEMGLGKTIQCIATIALMVERGVPGPFLVCGPLSTLPNWMSEFKRFTPEIPLMLYHGAQQERRKLVRKIHTRQGSLQIYPVVITSFEIAMRDRNALQSCYWKYLIVDEGHRIKNMNCRLIRELKRFNADNKLLLTGTPLQNNLAELWSLLNFLLPDVFDDLKSFESWFDITSITETAEDIIAKEREQNILHMLHQILTPFLLRRLKSDVALEVPPKREVVVYAPLAKKQETFYTAIVNRTIRKLLGNNEEEVVELSSTGRPKRRSRKVVDYCEEHNGSPDDLEKLISKMQEEVEKERPVVEVSMPMDSEVNLKLQNIMMLLRKCCNHPYLIEYPLDPATQQFKIDEDLVKNSGKFLLLDRMLPELKKRGHKVLLFSQMTMMLDILMDYCYLRNFKFSRLDGSMSYSEREENMNQFNTDPEVFMFLVSTRAGGLGINLTTADTVIIYDSDWNPQSDLQAQDRCHRIGQTKPVVVYRLVTANTIDQKIVERAAAKRKLEKLIIHKNQFKGGKSGLAQSKSCLDPQELLELLKSRDYEREVKGSKEKVISDKDLELLLDRSDLIDQMKTSEKMKKEKMGVFKVLDESSESNAECVF, from the exons AtgggggagcaggcagaggcGGCGGTGATCACGCCGGCCatgctggaggaagaggagcagctggaggcggcggggctggagcaggagcgGCAGATGCTGGAGAAG GCTCGCACTTCCTGGGACAGGGAATCAAGTGAAATGCGCTATAAGAGGCTTCAACATTTGCTTGAAAAAAGCAACATCTATTCCAAATTCTTGCTAACCAAaatggaacagcagcagctagAG gagcagaggaggaaagagaagttagaaagaaagagagagatgaTGTTAAAATCTGCCAAG GGTCAAAACCCAGTTGACAGCAAAGAAGAGAAATCAG GTgcaaaaaggaagagaggaagagaagaagggaCATACAACATATCAGAAATTATGTCCAAAGAG GAAATATTATCAGTggcaaaaaaaagtaaagtggAAGATCAG GATGAAAGCTCTGCTGACAACCTGCATCCAGAAGACCTGCAGAAAAATGGAGACTCAAATAGTGTCATTAAGGACAGATTGTGTCAAGCTGTACGACACAGTGCCAAGCAATTTCTTGATCCCATGCGAAAATTTAATGGACAACCAGTGCCTTTTCAGCAGCCAAAGATTTTTACTGGTGGTGTAATGAGGTGGTACCAAGTGGAAGGCATGGAGTGGCTAAGG aTGCTTTGGGAAAATGGTATTAATGGCATATTAGCTGATgaaatggggctggggaagaCAATCCAGTGTATTGCAACAATAGCGCTGATGGTGGAACGAGGGGTCCCTGGTCCGTTCTTAGTATGTGGTCCTTTGTCTACTCTTCCAAATTGGATGTCTGAATTCAAGAGATTTACTCCAGAG ATTCCACTAATGCTCTATCatggagctcagcaggagcGTCGTAAACTGGTTCGTAAAATTCACACAAGACAAGGATCGCTGCAGATCTATCCTGTGGTCATTACATCCTTTGAAATAGCAATGCGAGACAGGAATGCCCTGCAG AGCTGCTACTGGAAATACCTGATAGTAGATGAAGGTCACAGGATTAAAAATATGAACTGCCGCCTTATCAGAGAATTGAAACGATTTAATGCTGACAATAAACTCCTGTTGACTGGCACTCCCCTGCAAAACAACTTGGCAGAGCTTTGGTCATTGCTTAACTTCCTGTTGCCAGATGTGTTTGATGATTTGAAAAG CTTTGAATCCTGGTTTGATATTACCAGCATTACAGAAACTGCAGAAGATATTATTGCTAAAGAAAGGGAGCAAAACATCTTACATATGCTGCATCAG ATTCTGACACCTTTCCTACTGAGGAGGCTGAAATCGGATGTGGCTCTGGAGGTTCCTCCTAAACGAGAAGTTGTGGTGTATGCACCACTGGCAAAGAAGCAGGAAACTTTCTATACTGCCATTGTCAATCGCACCATTAGGAAACTGCTTGGAAATAATGAG GAAGAAGTAGTTGAGTTGAGCTCTACAGGCCGACCAAAACGCCGTAGTCGGAAAGTGGTTGATTATTGTGAAGAACATAATGGTTCACCTGATGACTTGGAAAAATTAATCAGCAAAATGCAAGAAGAAGTAGAAAAAGAGAG GCCAGTAGTAGAAGTCAGCATGCCCATGGATTCCGAGGTGAACCTTAAACTGCAGAATATTATGATGTTATTGAGGAAGTGTTGTAACCACCCCTATCTTATTGAGTATCCTTTGGATCCTGCGACACAACAATTCAAG ATTGATGAAGATCTAGTAAAGAATTCAGGCAAGTTTCTACTCTTGGACCGAATGCTTCCAGAACTTAAAAAGAGAGGACATAAG GTCTTGTTGTTCTCACAAATGACTATGATGCTTGACATTTTGATGGATTACTGTTACCTGAGAAACTTCAAATTCAGTCGACTGGATGGCTCTATGTCCTACTcggagagagaagaaaat ATGAACCAGTTTAATACCGACCCTGAAGTCTTCATGTTCTTAGTGAGCACAAGGGCTGGAGGCCTGGGCATTAACTTAACTACAGCAGACACAGTTATCATCTATGACAGTGACTGG AACCCCCAGTCAGACTTGCAGGCCCAAGACAGGTGTCACAGAATTGGTCAGACAAAGCCAGTAGTTGTTTATCGTCTCGTGACAGCAAATACTATTGACCAGAAGATTGTGGAGAGAGCTGCTGCCAAGAGGAAGCTGGAGAAGCTGATCATCCATAAAA ATCAGTTCAAAGGTGGCAAATCTGGCCTAGCACAGTCAAAAAGCTGTCTGGACCCTCAGGAATTACTAGAATTACTGAAATCCAGAGACTATGAGAG GGAGGTTAAAGGATCTAAAGAAAAAGTAATCAGTGATAAAGATCTAGAATTACTTTTGGATAGAAGTGATCTTATTG ATCAAATGAAGAcctctgaaaaaatgaaaaaggaaaaaatgggtgTCTTCAAAGTCCTAGACGAGTCGTCAGAGTCCAATGCCGAGTGCGTGTTTTAA